The DNA segment ATattcagggaaagagaaagaggtaaACTGGAGCAGACCCTGTTCTGCAGGCCTGAGTCGTTATGTCCAGGAAGACGGCGGTGTGGGCCCAGTCTCACTGTCCCCACGGCGGGTTCTGTCTGAGCCCCGGGTGGCGCAGAGTCTGGCAGAGCCCACGACTCTGCTGACGCCGGACTGGCTGGGGTGTTTGGTCTCAGCATTTGTGTAGCTTACTTTCCTGTGAAAAATTTTAGGCTCTTACCCAAGTTCATATCACCTATTTAGCATCCTGCACAGGGAGAGAACTCAATTCCTTACAAATGGCATTTCAGGTGACGGTGAAGCTGACATACCTTCCAGGTGGTTCTGATTGTGGCTTTTACGTTGTTCCCTGAAGAAGAAATGCAGACAATACCTGGGAatgaatttttatgttattttgggTCCTATGTGGCCTTTTTTCTCCTAAGATGTTTTCAAACTGCAGTAAACAGTCCATCTATAAGACCATTGAAAGTAAGTCCCAAGAGTGTTTCCAAGAACGCAGCAACAAAGTGTGCGGGAACTCCCGGGTGGACGAGGGAGAGGAGTGTGACCCTGGCATCATGTACCTGAACAACGACACCTGCTGCAACAGTGACTGCACGCTGAAGCCGGGCGTCCAGTGCAGGTGCCGCGCTGGGCGGGGGGGCCCCCACGCAGCTGGGGGCGGCGGAGGGGAATGGCAGGGGCTTAGAATCAATTAGAgggtgtgcgcgtgtgtgcgtgtgtttacCTCTCTTGCCCTTTATATCGAGAAGAATGTTTCTGGGAAGCAGTTTGACATGACACAAGAGAATCCTCAATCTTGCATCCTCTTTGCTGTAGCAATGCCACAGTTCAAAGAACCTTTTCTAAGGAAACAGAGATGTACAAGACGATTTAACAAGGATGTTCATGGCTGCATTcttttataatagcaaaatatgGGAAACAAAGTGACAGTCCTGGGATATAAATTAATTATTGCACATCTCTACAATAGAGGTGAAGAATACTGTTTAATCGCATGCACTAAATGTGGAGGGAGCAGGTTGTAAGTTAGAAGGTacaatatttccatttttaatgtctAGTGCCTGGCTTTGAAGTAGAGGGGAAAGCTTAAATCTGTTACTCACTATATACAGTTATACTATATACAGTACATATAAACATTGTAAATACTGTTGGGCAGTGAGGCCCTGACTGCCTAGTTTCTTGaccattgattgatttgtgggcctgtgtgtgtatgtgtttaaaaaattactgcATTAAGTTAATGAAAACCAAGGACACCGAGATGCTTTAAAGACGAGCCACTCTGGCCCACTGTGCTCTCAGTCCACGCCAGGAGGGGCAGGTGGACCGCGTGCAGGTGGCGCCAGCGCCTGGGGTCTGACTGTGCAGGAGCGGACCCAGCCCGGAGCCCTTCTCCTGCGATCTTGGGGCCCTGCGACATGACCGTAGTCTTTGCTGTGGGGCTGTCATTTGACTGGGACTGTCCCCGTCTGCTCTTCCTCTGCAGTGACAGGAACAGTCCCTGCTGTAAAAACTGTCAGTTCGAGACGGCCCAGAAGAAGTGCCAGGAGGCCATTAACGCTACTTGCAAAGGCGTGTCTTACTGCACAGGTATGTCCTCCCACTGGTTCTCTTGGAATAATTTGCtgaaatgtgtatgtgtgcatttgaAAGCAAGGTTGTGTCTCATTCAGACGAACAAACCCTGTTGTAGCCTCATGTGCAGAGTTGCGTTGATCGTACAGCTCACTTTGTGGCACACTTGTCACTGGTCTGTGCAGGACCCGTGATTACTTCTCTTCGTTACTTCCCCTTCAGTCacttctcttctcctccctcaCAGGCATCTGTTTTAATGTGTTTAATATTTGCCTGGATAGGTGTATATTCTTGAAAGATAATGtgttattttgtgtatatatgtgcttTTGATGTGCCAAAATGATTTTCCACCTTAGATCTTCCTGAAGCTCAGCACCGTGCTTTTGCAGCCCTGCTTCCTGCTGCGTTGTGTTTCTGTGTCTGCGTGTCTGTGTCGTTGTCCGTATCTGGTTCGTCGTTTGGGCGCCGCTGAGTGTTTAGTCCTGCGACTTACTGTAATTTACTTCTCTGTTCACCAAGCGAGAGCTGCTCGGATGGCCTTCGTCTCCTCGATACCGCAGATAGGGCTGCGCCGAACATCCCTACCCCGCTCCTCTGGGAGCTGTGAGAGCTCCCTGGGTGCCCACGGAGGAGCGGCATTGCTCAGTCACGGGGAGGCACTCCAGTGGTCTCTGGAGCAGCCGTGAGGGTTTGTCAGCGGGTCCAGGTTCCTGGATTCTGGTGTCCTGCCAGCACGCAGTGCTACCTAACTCTCTAATTTTTTTGCCAGTGAGATGAGTGGGAGGCGGTTTCTTACCCTTATGTACTTTTTTCTTGaacatttctttgtatttgttaGCTCTTTAGACTTCTCCTTTACTGAATAGCTAGTTGGTGCATTTGGTCCGTCTTTAGCTGGGTTGCACGTGTTTCTGCTGTTACTGATTCGGAGGAGTTCTTGTGTGAGAATCCCTGTGGTTTCGGCACTGCCTACACCTTCCTCCTAGCTTTTGTCCTTTTTGGAACAGAAACCCCCTTTCACTGTCATCAAGTCTGtcattttgttgtgtgtgtgtgtatttttttgaattgtgGATCTGCAGCTGCTTCTATTAGTTTCAAAATttgactttttactttttttttgttttggggttttttttagggggaggggactacttagttttgtttgtttgtttgtctgtttgtttgtttgtttgtttataatggagggactgaggattgaacccaggaccttatatTGGTAAGCACAtgcgctaccactgagctgtaccctcccccctactTTTTACATCTAGGACTTTATCAGGAGCTAATCTTCAGGTTGTATTGATTATCAGTGACCCCTGTAATTCTGTCAGTTGTTCCATTAAAAATACCTCAAAGCTGTATTAATAGGCACATAATTGGACCTACTCTCTACATCTCGGCCCGCTGTTCCCTTACCAGTATATAATGCTCCTTTTTGGCCCTTGTGgtttcttttaactttaattgttttatttagtaTTCAGTTTGCTACcctaggttttttttcttttgctattgtTGTTCCTATTTGGGATACCTATCCCGTTCttatatttttctggtttctctgtcactTGGCTGCTTGGTTTGATTTTTGTaacaggtttattgagatataattaacaacTTACTGTACCATTTGCTCATTTAAAGTGtccagttcagtggtttttagtgtattcacattTGTGCATCCACCCACCAGTCAGTTtccatcacctcagaaagaaacccATATGCTTTAGTCATCATTTCAAATCTCCTCATCACCCCAGCCCCAGacagccactaatctactttctgtttctatggatttgcctattttggatacttcatataagtggaatcatacagtatgtgggcTTCTTTGACGCAGAATAATgtgtttcaaggttcatccatgttgtagcatgaatcagtccttcatttgtttttattgctgaatagtattccattgtatggatataccacattttttattcattcttcaattGATGGATTTTTGGATTGTTATCATTTTTTGGCTGCtctgaataatgctactatgaagaTTTGTGTGCAgctttttgtgtggacatgttttcatttcccttgtaTACATCCAGTCATAGAATTGCCCtgtcatgtggtaactctgtttaattgtttaaggaactgccaggctcatttccaaagtgactgcaccattttacattcccagcagcatgTATGAAGCTTCCACTTTCTCCAAATCCTGACCAACAgctgttattgtctgtcttcttgattgtagccatcctagtggatgtgaagtttTATCTCATCTTGATTCTTCCTTCAGCCTTGAAATACACATTCTATAAGATGTTACTCGTGATTCTTATGTTCTGAGATCTGTCAGCATCATGTTAGTTTATCAAATATCAGGAGCCTGAATATCTCATTTAAGCGTTAAAACACACTTTCTAGCTGTGCTCAGTGTTTCAGTCTTTGTTGTTTTAGAAAGTTTTAGAAACAGTTTTAGAaagaagatattttctttttaaataagcataAGTAAATCAATTGGAAAAAAGGATTTTCCTTCTTATCAGCCTTTTGTTCCCTTGGTATTTTATACAAAGTGGCAGCATCATCACCTGAGATCTTGATAGAAGTGGAAATGCTCGGTCCCCTCCCCGGGCCAGTTCTGGGGACAGGGCCCAGCTCTCTGTCCCAGCATCCACGTGTCGGGGCTCCTGATACGTGCTCACCTTTGAAAGCCATGTTCAGTAGGTGATGCtgtgttttcagttattttcctgTGCATCTGATTTTAGTCCTTTAAGAACAgaagtttaacaaatatttgttgagtatatTTTATGTATCTGCTGAGGGCAGCATCATGTACTGAAAATACGATGACAGTACAGAGTATAAACCTTCACTGAATTTGCTGCCTTTTTCCAGAGCTTGCTTACAGTGGTAGTGAGTTTGTTGTAAGATAGTCTTGTTGACATTATGAATGCCCAGTGCCCATAACAGGTTTTATAAAACCAGAGGCAAATGTAAATGCCTAAGCAAGTGTCCCATATGTGTTAGACAGTTAATGAAAAACTGCTTTTGTTTGAAATAGGGCAGATTCTTTTAAGCTCACAGACCTTTAAGTCTGAAttctttttgttggtttgtttctttttagggAGGCGGGGagtggtaattaagtttgtttatttattaattttttaatggggttactgggaattgaacccaggacctcgtgcatgctaggcatgcactctaccactgagctgtaccttccccacCAAGTTCTTTTGATTGGTTCCGTTCCTCAGTTTAAAGGCCAGGCCTCCAGAGCCCTGAGCGTACACAGTCTAGTGCTTTCATGCagtttttctcttgccttttagTGTTGACTTTTAACCGCTTGTGcttccttctcattttccagaGTGGGTCACTCATTCTATCCTTTCTCCCAAATTTAACATCCTTGGGTGACTTTCTTTGTCCTTCAGAATCATTGATTCCCTCAAGAAGTACTTGTGGTGTACCTGCAGGGTGGTGGGCGTGCACTAATTCTTTAACAGTTTGGGTCTCTGCTCTAATGGAGTCTAGTGGTAAGAAGCAGAAAATAACCACAGATAATCAGAGAGACGTAAATTGTAGACTGTGTGCTGTGAAGGGGAGAAGCGGTGTGATGGGGGTGAGGGCCACCAACTTAGGTAGGGTCCTCAGGGATGTCAGAGGAGAGCTTTGAGATGAAAGCTTAAGGGTGAGAAAAAATCCAGGCCTCCTGAAAGAGTAGGAACAGGAACATTCCGGGGACGGAACAGCATATGTGTTAAGGTTCTGGGgttagaaagaaaaggaagagaaggggggCCTTTGTCGCTGAGCATGTGGGTTGGGGACTTGGGGACAGCTGTTGGCAGTGACACCCTCCCAGGAAGTTTGCGTTTTAGTCAAGTCACAGTGCATAGGCGTCCGCTTAATTAGTGAGAATAGTCCATTCCGTCTtatatgtatgttcttttatGTGGATGTTACATTTCAcagtaaaaagataaaagcagaataCGCGGTGCAGGTAAGTGGTGATGGAGGCGAGGCTGGGGGTGGCCCAAGCAGACACTAGGGGGGCGCGGAGCTGGACGCACAGCCGGGCCTCTGTGTCGCTGGCTGGACCTGGGCCACCCGCTGCTGTGAGAATCGGCGCCCACCCTGCCGCCCTGGTGGCCGTCGACTCAAAGTGACCCATGACCTATGTGCTTGCAGGAAACAGCAGTGAGTGTCCCCCTCCGGGAAATGCAGCTGATGACACGGTGTGCCTGGATCTGGGCCGGTGCAAGGACGGCAAGTGTGTCCCCTTCTGCGAGCgggagcagaggctggagtcGTGCGCGTGTAATGGTGAGCTGTCCCCGAGCACGTCCCCACGCCGTCCTGGTGCAGGGACGGGAGTGGCCCTGGTCGGGGGGCCGGTCAGGGCAGTGGGGAGAACCCAACCAGGGTGGAGGGCTGGGATGACAGGGCGGTGTGCGGAGACAGACCTGCATCCGGTTCTGTCTGTGGAACCAGCTGTCTGTGGACCCAGGTGTCTGTGGAAACTGTCCTGCCATCTGACTTCTTGCTGCGCTTTCAGACCGTGAAGGAGATGGGGTGTGGGCGGCCGGGGGGGTGGAGGTCTGTCTTCACTCCTCCTCCCCTACATCATACTGTGAACACACAGGAGCGGCGTGCACCCCAGTGGCCTTGAATTCTGATACTCCTTCGGGGCCTCATCCTGAGAGCTGGTTTGAGGTCTGACCTGCTCTGTCGGGGTGTTTGCTGGGcctgctgccctctgctccctgccagACTCCTGGGGCAGGGGCCTCGCTTAGCGGTGCTTGGGGACATCCTGCTGGCTTCTCTGATACTTGACCTCAGGTTTCCACACTCTGTTTTTGGAGCCCGTGGGTCTGAGCAGGGGCCTCGGGGACTGGCTGGGCTCTGAGCTCCCCGCCCCACCTCAGAGAGTTTTCTGTTGCTTTCAAAACAAAAGTCCCAACTCAGAACCCCTGAGTTGGGAACTTTCCATCCATACAGTGGAGTAAGTGGCTCTTCCGGGTGAAGTAACATGTAAATAAAGAAGATAACACACAGTAGATGTCAGATAATTTATTGAGTGAGTGGCAAGAGGCTTGCAGTGCTGGAGGGACACCTAGTAAATGCCCAGGAAATGCttgatacatgaatgaatgaggaagaggtggggtttttaattaaaaaattttttttaaattatttctatttttttttaaattcaagtatcatcagttacaatgtgtcagtttctggtgtgcagcataatatcCCTGTCAtgcatgtatacacatgtatttgtttcatattcttttccattaaaggttatttataagatattgaatatagttccctgtgctctacagaagaaagtgttttttatctttttatatatagtggttatcatttgcaaatcacaaactcccaaatttatcccttcctaccccctttttttatttatcccttcctacccccttttccccagtaaccataagattgtttactgtgttttgggcttttttagattccacatatgagcgatctcatatggtatttttctttctctttctggtttacttcacttagaattgacgatctccaggtccatccatgttgctgcaaatggcattattttgtcttTATCGTTGAGTAGTAGgaaaaggtttttattttccctttaaagtGGTTGTGCTTGTTTTTGTGTTCTGGTTGATGTCAATTTTTCCTGAGAGTATTAATTCAGACTTTGCCCTGGGTCAGATAAAGATGGTCCCTTGAGTCACACTGCCCGCTAACTTTTGGGGCACGTCTGTTGTTTGTATGTGTGCTGCACACCCCATGTGCTGTTGAGGGGTGCCCTGAAGGACAGAATGTCCCGTTGTGCTCAGGCTGCGGTGTGTGTGTTGCTGGCGGGCCACTCGGATCCGCGCCGGAGGCCGGCTGTCCTGTCACAGCCGCTTGGCTCTCGCTGGAGCCGTGGCTTTCCAGAGTGTGCTGGAAACTGAGAAGCCAAGGACTGAAACCAGCAGTGTACTAAGAACAGTGGGACAAAGGGAAACATTTAGCATTataaagggtttggagtagaatAATTTGGCTTTTCATCTGTTAAAGAAAGGAAACATGTCTTTGTGAGTTGTTTTTTCCTTGTGGCCTCTCTGAGGGCCGAGGAGCCTGAACTCAGAAGTTACTCCTTGGTGGGGGTGAAACCTGGATAATATTAGCTCTTGAAGTAAAGAATGGATGCGGCCCTTCCCCTGCGGGAGCGTGGTGGGAGGGGCGCGCGTCTAAGCGGGCTCCTGCTCCATTTCAGAAACCGACAACTCATGCAAGGTGTGCTGCAGGGACCCCTCGGGCCGGTGCGTGCCCTACGTCGACGCCGAGCAGAAGAACTTATTTTTGAGGAAGGGAAAGCCGTGTACAGTAGGATTCTGTGACATGAATGTGAGTATTGACTTACGTACAACTTTTTCTGTAACAGCCAGATGTGAAGTTtttatatagtaaatccttgatTTTACAAATGGAAGGAAATGAGAACACAGATGCCACCGTGTCTTTCTAACCGTTTCGTCCTTGTGTGAGAGTCCAGCggagtgtgtgtgggtgtgacctgggaggaggggaccGAGTGCTCTCAGGAGACTGGGCAGGACCTCGGAGGGGACTTTGTGGTAAAATTGAATGGCTTTTAGGCAGTCAGTCTTGCTTATTTGGTTTTCTAGGCTAATTATAAAATTCACGGATATTACAGAATTGCAAGTTTTGATTTTGAAACAGGTGCTGGATGGGTAGGAAAGGTCCCCAGGCGGCTTGACTTGCCCGAGTCAGACCCTTTTGCTCTCACAGAAACATGGTTTCATTCCTGCACAGTCAGGGAAGAGGCTTTAAAGGGCTCTAGAGGCTTCTCCGGGCTGTCCGCTCGGCTCTTCCCATCCACTGTGTGTGTATCAGGGCAGCTCCTCCTGGAATCGCTCCATCTTTAACAAGTTGGTGTTCTTGTTTTGTCTTTGGGTCATTCTAAATTCACTTATAAACACAGACTGATTGTGGAGTATCGGTGACAGCTACCCGCTTTCCTAGGTACCCATTACACTGTGTCAAAGATGGGTCCCCTGGCTGTTTGGTTTTAATGGAGCCCTTTGCATGTTAATTATTCGTATAAAGCCCCGTTCCTTCTAAGTAAATGCACTGCCGTTAGGGGTTACGCTGTCCGTCTTCTGTTCACAGGGCAAGTGTGAGAAGCGAGTGCAGGACGTCATCGAGCGGTTTTGGGAGTTCATTGACAAGCTGAGCATCAATACTTTTGGTAGGTGGCTCCCCCACGTGGTTTGTTGCTtagaactgagctgattcctaGAAAAGTGTAGTTTCAGACTGATACGCTCTGATCCTGCAATAGAAGGTGGAAATAGTCACCACTTTTGTTTTGAAACTACTTTGTTGGCCAAATAAAACGGACTCATGGGTCTGCCCCTGGATAGTGTGGATGCACAAGTGTTCAGACAAGGGAAGTCAGAATATTGGCTTCTTTACTAAAAACAAACGAACATGTAACAGCATAAGCCTGGTTCATTCCTATAGATTGTAAATCTGAAACCTACTTGGTGtaagaatcatttatttaaaagtgagCCTCAGATTTTGCTGAAGCGAGGATGCACTGTGTCCTCTGGAGTTCATAATTTATAGTTTAgtcacaaaaataataatacccaGATAGCAACAGCATTGCCTCCGTAAGCATCGTTCCTCATAGTGGCTTCCTCTTGGGTGAGTCCACGGATGCCGTCCCTCCAGGGACCGCAGAGGCCCTCTGTCACGTGGCCTGTTCTCGGCAAGCGCGTTGGGGCCGTTGCGGGGGGCGCGCAGTGTGGGCAGGGGGTCGGGGCTGGTGCAGGCGCCGTGGGCTCGCCTCTTGGGCCGGAGTCAGTGCTAGGTCCCAGCCGACGGTCTGAGGCATTTGACACATGGTAATATTCTAAGAgcatttaattttcaatttctaAAGTTCTTGGTTAAGACGTTGACTGTCTGGAATTGTCCGCAGGGAAGTTTTTAGCAGACAACATCGTAGGCTCCGTCCTGGTTTTCTCCTTGATATTTTGGATCCCTTTCAGCATTCTTGTCCACTGTGTGGTAAGTCCCTGTTTTTTAAGTAGTAAAACGTATTAGAATTTTGAACAACTCCAACCATATAacctttgaaaagataaaatttgctCTTAGAAAAATCTGACCTCCTATATCCAGTGTTATCCCTGGAAAAACACATTTTGTGAAAGGGGTAACTAGTAGTCTTTTTGAATAgttacattttgtgtgtgtgttttgttctcATGTATAATTTCTGGGGAATTTGATATTCTAAGCGCACGAGGCTGCTTACCTAGACTTGGGCAGGGCCTCTGACGAGTGAAGCTTCTAAACGAGCATTTTCAGGCTGACTCTGTTGTAAAGAGCGAACGCCAGACAGCACATGGAGAGTATTCAAATCCTCCCAAACGGTCATCGTGAGcagtcttttttattgtttaaaatgagTAACCGCTAACACAATGAATTGGGCTTTATCTGCGAGACTGCAGATTTTCTTACAAATCCGTTCACCTTTCCCCTGTGAGAGACTGAGGACTTGTCTCCTGCGTGGAGACGAGGAAGTCAGACCCAGGCGTCCAGCCCTGGGCTGCCGCTCCCCGCGGTGCCCTCCCGCGGGCACTTGGGCGACTCTGGCACCGCTTCACGGCCGCTGCTGCCCTCCCTGGGCGCTGCTGTCTCACTACCCGGCTCCTCGTCAGGGCGGTGGGCCTGATGTGTACGGGGCGGGGGGGCATCTCTGCTAAAGCAGAGCTGTGTTAAAAGGGACACGGGTGACCTTCGACAGACAGGTGACAGTGCCATCCATCATGGTTCCTTTTACTTGAGAGTCAAACCTACTTTGTTTACAGTGAAAGTTACGACTGTGGACCGTGAGGCCTGACCCTTGAGTCCTGAGCAGAGCTGCCAACAGCAGGGGGGCAGTGGCTTGTTTCTACAGGGGACGGTTGGGGCAGCCATACTGGAAGCCAGGCCTGCATTCTCGGCCTCGGCCTCGCCCAGGGTCATCTGTTACTTGTCAGCCACAGGCAGGGACCACATGTTCAGCTTTCTGCAGCAGTGTGATGTCAGGACTTGAAGCCCAGTTCCTCTAAGAGTCTGGAACACAGAAGCTCTGGGACACAGCTGAGAAGGGTATTAGGGCTGTGGGGCGCTGGGGCAGTGTGAGGCCTGGGCCAGGTGAGGCCGCAGGCCCAGCGCCTCAGCCTCCCCAGAGCTGCCCTCGTGGTCAGCGCGCCTCTGAGCACTGCACATGCGGGGAGGTGCCCTGTTCCTGCCCGCGGTGTGGGGGTTCCTCTCAGAAACCTTGCCTGTTTCCTTGCTTGATGCCAAAAACATATTTCCTTCAAGTGCGAAGGAAACACTCTGGCAGAACTCTTAAAGCTTGCGTAAGAGATTCATTCTCCTCTGCTGGGCCTGCTACCACCTGCTACAACTCAAGTTAGTTCTTAATACTCGGAGAAGCTTCTCAGGAAGGAGCCTTCGCTGCTCACAGGGAATGGCCTTTCTGAAACCTCgctgttcttttctttccaggATAAGAAGCTGGACAAGCAGTATGAGTCTCTGTCTCTGTTCCACCCCAGTGTGAGTATCCGACACGAAAGAAACCATCGTTTTCAGTTGCGTTTTGAGACCTGCTAAGCCAGCGCCTTCACTGGCCGCCCCGGCGAGAGCTGTCGGCCTTTCTGGCTGCCCCTTCTTTGGCTGGTGGGATGTCATGTTGTAGCAGGAAGGATCTAGGTTGGATGTTAAGGTAAATTCTGTGACAGTGACAGTGAACTTGGATGAGACAGCAGAGGAGCGCCGCCCGCCCTTGCTACAACCCTGAGTGACTGGCTGTTCAGCACTTGGTGGGAGATCTAGTCTCTCGGGATCTTGACAGGGTTGTTTCTTATGAGTCTCTTTTGGGTCTTCAAATGGCGAGTCGTCCAGATGTTTGGAAGCTGTCTGAGTTGCTTCTGAGGTTGGggcgtctcacctcatgctctcCATGTCACGGGGATCAGGGCGCCCATGGCGTGTGGCTGTCTGGTGGGGAAGGTTGGAGTGGGGGACCTGGGATTCATCGTCGGCTCCCTGTTTTTCCAGAACGTCGAGATGCTCAGCAGCATGGATTCAGCCTCAGTTCGCATCATCAAGCCCTTCCCTGcgccccagaccccaggccgcctgcagcccctgcagcccctgcaggccgcccccgccccgccctccggGCCTGCGGGGCCCGTGGCTCTGAAAGCGGACCACCAGCGGATGGACACCATCCAGGAGGACCCCAGCACGGACTCGCATGTGGACGAAGACGGCCTCGAGAAGGACCCCTTCCCAAGTAGCAGCACCGCCGCCAAGTCGTTTGAGGACCTCACGGACCACCCGGTCACCAGAAGTGAGAAGGCCTCGTCTTTCAAGCTGCAGCGGCAGAGCCGCGTGGACAGCAAGGAGACCGAGTGCTAAGTCAGGGCTGCGTGCGTGCTCTGAGGGAGCGTGCGGAGTGTCCCTATAGATTTGACCTCAAATCACTGCATATATTTTGTGAAGAtttgggagaaagaaggaagtgacTTCTCAGCAGATGCCGGTCATGTGTTTGGACTTCCTCTGCATACGTAATACTTGTGTGGTTAGGCCCTTTTCCTTTTGAAGAGGTAAGGTGAATCTAGCTTATTGTGAGGCTTTcaggttttagttttttttggtcGTTAAAATATCCTTCAACCTGTGGTGCAAAAGCAGAAACTACAGCTGGATTAGGTTATGAATATTTACGTTTTTGTAAATTAACCTTTTCTATTGAGAACAGCACTGACTAGGGAGATGACCCATTGTTTCATACACTGTACTCAGCTGGTGGCCTTAACGAGGCAGTTAGCAGTTTCTCGTGAGGATGACTGGAACACAGAATAGACTTATCTTTTTGCCTTCAAGCAAAGACAAAGGGTTATAAAACCAAGTCACACCTTCTCCAAAATGTGGGTTCTGCTGCTGAGTATGACCCAGGATTTTTAGCAGATGGGAGAATTAACACATCTAAATTTAGGAATATGTTGGGTTAATGTTTCTTTGTAATTCTAAATTTTTACAGTTTCTAATTTTTAGAATTAAAGCAATCTAGCTTACAGTGAGGGTTACAAATTGCAGCCAGATGAATTCACAGAATCCTGCCCATTGTCTAGGGTCCTCATTAGCTGGGCGGCTCTTCTGTGTTCTGTAAGTATCTTCATGTATGTGATACTGCTCTTAAACTCACCATTCAGAAAACCTAAGCTACTTCAGAGTAAGAGTATGGTCACCTCTTCTCAAACACTAGTGGCCAAGAGGGCACGTGAGACAGTTCTCGCCAAAAGAACAGGGTGTGGTGTGCCGGCCTGGGGTTTCATCCCCACACAGCTGATTCCTAAAACACATTGGTATTGACCCGAATTACTTCTTGCTTTAGTGCTTCAGGATGGTCTGCATTTACTGTGTGAAGGACGAAAACCATCAGATTGAATTCTGATTtccttttaaaagcttttttcccCTGCTAAGAGTACTGAAATGTGCTCACCAGCCAACACATCTTAACTGAGATAACTCGTAAGCTTCGAGGGCAATCAACCAAACCTGTGATAAATCGTATCTTTTTTCTAAGGACCGTTTGTTACGCAGATACCTGTTACACTAATACTTGAACTTGTATCTCGTGGTATTTGCTGTCTTTTAACTCGTCAAAATATTCTTACATTTTAGTTACCCTTTT comes from the Camelus dromedarius isolate mCamDro1 chromosome 15, mCamDro1.pat, whole genome shotgun sequence genome and includes:
- the ADAM17 gene encoding disintegrin and metalloproteinase domain-containing protein 17 isoform X5; translation: MAKSYPNEEKDAWDVKMLLEQFSFDIAEEASKVCLAHLFTYQDFDMGTLGLAYVGSPRANSHGGVCPKAYYSPIGKKNIYLNSGLTSTKNYGKTILTKEADLVTTHELGHNFGAEHDPDGLAECAPNEDQGGKYVMYPIAVSGDHENNKMFSNCSKQSIYKTIESKSQECFQERSNKVCGNSRVDEGEECDPGIMYLNNDTCCNSDCTLKPGVQCSDRNSPCCKNCQFETAQKKCQEAINATCKGVSYCTGNSSECPPPGNAADDTVCLDLGRCKDGKCVPFCEREQRLESCACNETDNSCKVCCRDPSGRCVPYVDAEQKNLFLRKGKPCTVGFCDMNGKCEKRVQDVIERFWEFIDKLSINTFGKFLADNIVGSVLVFSLIFWIPFSILVHCVDKKLDKQYESLSLFHPSNVEMLSSMDSASVRIIKPFPAPQTPGRLQPLQPLQAAPAPPSGPAGPVALKADHQRMDTIQEDPSTDSHVDEDGLEKDPFPSSSTAAKSFEDLTDHPVTRSEKASSFKLQRQSRVDSKETEC
- the ADAM17 gene encoding disintegrin and metalloproteinase domain-containing protein 17 isoform X3, with the translated sequence MLVYKSEDIKNVSRLQSPKVCGYIKADNEELLPKGLVDREPPHELVHRVRRRADPNPMKNTCKLLVVADHRFYRYMGRGEESTTTNYLIELIDRVDDIYRNTSWDNAGFKGYGIQIEQIRILKSPQEVKPGERHYNMAKSYPNEEKDAWDVKMLLEQFSFDIAEEASKVCLAHLFTYQDFDMGTLGLAYVGSPRANSHGGVCPKAYYSPIGKKNIYLNSGLTSTKNYGKTILTKEADLVTTHELGHNFGAEHDPDGLAECAPNEDQGGKYVMYPIAVSGDHENNKMFSNCSKQSIYKTIESKSQECFQERSNKVCGNSRVDEGEECDPGIMYLNNDTCCNSDCTLKPGVQCSDRNSPCCKNCQFETAQKKCQEAINATCKGVSYCTGNSSECPPPGNAADDTVCLDLGRCKDGKCVPFCEREQRLESCACNETDNSCKVCCRDPSGRCVPYVDAEQKNLFLRKGKPCTVGFCDMNGKCEKRVQDVIERFWEFIDKLSINTFGKFLADNIVGSVLVFSLIFWIPFSILVHCVDKKLDKQYESLSLFHPSNVEMLSSMDSASVRIIKPFPAPQTPGRLQPLQPLQAAPAPPSGPAGPVALKADHQRMDTIQEDPSTDSHVDEDGLEKDPFPSSSTAAKSFEDLTDHPVTRSEKASSFKLQRQSRVDSKETEC
- the ADAM17 gene encoding disintegrin and metalloproteinase domain-containing protein 17 isoform X4 gives rise to the protein MIELIDRVDDIYRNTSWDNAGFKGYGIQIEQIRILKSPQEVKPGERHYNMAKSYPNEEKDAWDVKMLLEQFSFDIAEEASKVCLAHLFTYQDFDMGTLGLAYVGSPRANSHGGVCPKAYYSPIGKKNIYLNSGLTSTKNYGKTILTKEADLVTTHELGHNFGAEHDPDGLAECAPNEDQGGKYVMYPIAVSGDHENNKMFSNCSKQSIYKTIESKSQECFQERSNKVCGNSRVDEGEECDPGIMYLNNDTCCNSDCTLKPGVQCSDRNSPCCKNCQFETAQKKCQEAINATCKGVSYCTGNSSECPPPGNAADDTVCLDLGRCKDGKCVPFCEREQRLESCACNETDNSCKVCCRDPSGRCVPYVDAEQKNLFLRKGKPCTVGFCDMNGKCEKRVQDVIERFWEFIDKLSINTFGKFLADNIVGSVLVFSLIFWIPFSILVHCVDKKLDKQYESLSLFHPSNVEMLSSMDSASVRIIKPFPAPQTPGRLQPLQPLQAAPAPPSGPAGPVALKADHQRMDTIQEDPSTDSHVDEDGLEKDPFPSSSTAAKSFEDLTDHPVTRSEKASSFKLQRQSRVDSKETEC